The Lactuca sativa cultivar Salinas chromosome 2, Lsat_Salinas_v11, whole genome shotgun sequence genome includes a window with the following:
- the LOC111884701 gene encoding uncharacterized protein LOC111884701, which translates to MLLKEGCMRFLDCALIPPMASSYSFSSSLNRSSKKSTAHDTKTCDCGFPARILTSKTPKNPGRHFMVCNEGKCKYWKWLDVEPVEMPLMEVVEGMKVELIALKTEVEKVKEDMEQMKKEKCSDAIAMKEKICKFTIGFLFLIIVYMMK; encoded by the exons ATGTTATTAAAAGAGGGGTGTATGCGGTTCCTTGATTGTGCCCTAATACCCCCGATGGCTTCCTCCTACAGCTTCTCATCATCCCTCAATCGATCAAGCAAGAAATCAACTGCGCACGATACAAAAACTTGTGATTGTGGGTTCCCTGCACGTATTCTAACATCAAAAACACCAAAGAATCCAGGGAGGCATTTCATGGTGTGCAATGAG GGTAAATGCAAATATTGGAAATGGTTGGATGTAGAACCTGTAgaaatgcctctaatggaagtgGTGGAGGGAATGAAAGTTGAATTAATAGCATTAAAGACCGAAGTAGAGAAGGTGAAGGAAGACATGGAACAAATGAAGAAGGAAAAGTGCTCTGATGCCATTGCAATGAAGGAAAAAATATGTAAGTTTACCATAGGATTTCTTTTTTTGATCATCGTGTATATGATGAAATGA